The window CACGACTCTTGATCGGCGCCTTGACCGCCCAACGCCCTGGCGTCTTCACGTCAAAATAACGCTGCAAGCGATCCGGCGACAAACCGCGGCCGATGGCCAGGCTGTCGTACTCACCCGATTTGCAGTTGGTCAGCATCAAACCCGACAGATCAGTTGCCACGATCTGCACGCCGCTCTTGAGCAGGCTCGGGTTGCTGCGTTCGAACTCATCAATGGTCATCGACAGCGAATAAGGTTCCTGACCCGACGAGCACGCAGCCGACCAGATGCGCAGGCGTTGATTCGGGGCGGCCTTGATTGCTTCCGGCAGCACCTTGTTCTTCATGACCTCGAACGGATACGTATCGCGAAACCACAAGGTTTCGTTGGTCGTCATGGCATCCACCACCTGCTCGCGCAAACCACTGCGCGGCTGGGTCTGAATGCGCTGGATGAGCTCGCCCAGGGTTTTGATGCCCTGCTGCTCCATCAGCTTGTTAAGACGACTGGATACCAGGTATTGCTTGTTTTCACCCAAGAGGATGCCACAGGCTTTTTCCAGAAAGACCCGGAACTGCTCGAAATCCAAATTACCCGTAGCCAAAGTGCCGCCTCTCAAATCATATGAAACCGCCAGGAGCGACGCCCCTAGCTGTTGTCTGCTGCCTTGATTCTATCCACAACCCGTGCCGCGAGGTCATCAGGCCTGAACTTGGCAAGGAAATCATCCGCGCCGACTTTCTTCACCATAGCCTGATTAAATACGCCAGACAGGGAAGTGTGCAAAACGATGTGCAGCTTTTGCATGCGCGGATCGTTGCGAATCTCGGAAGTCAGCGTATAGCCATCCATTTCCGGCATCTCGATGTCGGAAATCATCATCAGAAATTCTTCTTCAGGTTTCTTGCCTTCAGCCACCAGTTGCTTGAGGTACTCCAGCGCCTGACGCCCATCATTGAGTGCAACAACCTCCACACCCACCGTCTGCAGGCAACGACTGACCTGCTTGCGCGCCACCGACGAGTCGTCAACGGTCAGCACACGAAGGGAAACCGCCTTGTGATGAGTCGCTTCATCAATGACGCCCACCGACACCGCTTCGGACATCGGCGCGACTTCGGAAAGGATCTTCTCGACGTCGATGATTTCCACCAACTGGTTATCGACCCGCGTCACTGCCGTGAGGTAGTGGTCGCGACCCGTGCCCTTGGGTGGCGGATGGATCTCCTCCCAGTTCATGTTCACGATGCGCTCGACCGAATGCACCAGAAACCCCTGAACCTTGGTGTTGTATTCAGTAATGATCACAAAGGCATGGTCCAGCGAGGTCTGCCCCGGCAAACCGGTGGCCATCGCCAGATCGAGGATCGGAATCGTGCCGCCGCGAATATTCGCCACACCGCGCACAATCCGGTTGGATTTGGGCATCACGGTGAGTTTGGGGCATTGCAGCACCTCTTTCACCTTGAAAACGTTGATGCCATACAGTTGCTTGCCGTCGAGACGGAACAACAACAGCTCAAGGCGATTCTGCCCAACCAGCTGCGTGCGCTGGTTCACCGAATCCATTACACCGGCCATGCTCCGACTCCCCATTCCAAAGCAACCGATCACCGTCACACCAGAAACAGGTATGCGGCACGGGCCTTGCTATTTATACGTTATGAACGCAAAAACGACATTTTCCCGACACATGATACTCAGCAAGCTCAGCCTGTTCTGCGCGCTGGCGTTGCTGTGTCTTTCAAGCGTGCCGAGTGACAGCCGCGCCGACAGTTTCACATTGCCTGAACAACTTATCGGCGTCACGCAGGGGTTTCTTGAATTCACAGTTGAAGACTATTTGGCGAAGGGGCAAATCGAAGGCCGCTACGAGATCGAAGTCCGGCAACTGGACCCCCGCATGCGCATGGCGTACTGCGACAAGGAATTGACAGCCAGCCTGGAAAGTCCGCGCCCTGTGGGCCGCATTACTACCCGGGTTCGCTGTGAAGGTTCGTCCCCGTGGACGGTGTTCGTACCCGCTCAAGTGCGCCTGTTTCGCGAAGTGGTCACGGCGGTTCGGCCGCTCAAGCGTGATGACATTGTCAGCGAAGACGATGTCGCGCTGCGCGAGCGGGACGTAGGCCAATTGGGACAAGGCTTTCTTTCGTCGGTCGATCAGGCGGTCGGTCAGAAAATCCTCCGACCAACGGTCATCGATCAGATCATCGCGCCGAGCTTCCTTGAACAGCCACAGATGGTCCGCAAAGGCGACCAGGTGGTGATCACTGCACGCAGCGGCAGCATTTCTGTGAGGATGCCGGGCGAAGCATTGTCCGGCGGCGCTTTCAACGAGCAAATACGGGTGCGTAACCTGAATTCCAAACGCGTAATCAAGGCCAATATCATCGGCTCCGGCCAAGTGGAGGCACCGATGTAAACCGACAATCCGCTGGCATCAAACGCTTGTTTTTCCTAGACTGCGAAACAAGTTCCTGAACACGGGGTCCATGTGCTGTGGTCATCACGTGGTTTTCATATTAATCAGGGGCTAAAGTTTTCCCGGATCTGGTCGAAACCATGGCAAGCGTCCAAATACCCAGAGGATTTTTATCATGGTCATTGATTTCAACAGGCTTAACAGCTCCACACCGGTAAGCGGAACAACCCGCACCGGCGGCGTTAAAGAAGCAGGCAAGACCGAGTCCTCCGCAGCGACGGGCTCATTGGAAAAAACTGGAAGCGCAGGCGAATCCGTGAAACTGAGCGGCGAAGCTCAACAGCTGAAAGCGATCACCGACAGACTGGGTGACTTGCCTACTGTAAACAGCGCTCGTGTCGCTGAATTGAAAATGGCAATTGCCGATGGCAGCTATCAGGTCGACAGCAACCGTGTGGCCAGCAAGCTGCTTAATTTCGAAGCCCAACGCTAGCCCACTGCTCGCGCTGGAACTTCTGGACGCTTAAAAACCAGAGCATGCGATGCAAGACACTAATTTGCTGCAACTGATCACCGACGACATGGCCCCGGCCCAGCAACTGCTGGAGCTTCTGCATGCCGAATCCATCGCCCTGCACGGTCGCAACATGGCTGAACTGGAGCGTATTCTGGCGCAGAAGCAGGCGCTGGTTATCCTGCTCGAGCAGCATGGCCGTAAACGCAGCCAGATACTCAGTGGCCTTGGCTTGAGTCCCGACCGCAAAGGTCTGGTGGAACTCGCCAACAGTTCGTCTCTGGGCGAAACACTGATCAAGTCAGGTGATGACTTGAGCGCATTGATCGTTGAATGCCAGAAGCTGAATGAGCACAATGGCACCTCGATCAAAATGCAGCAGATGGCGACAGCGCATCAGTTGCAGATCCTGGTTGGCGACAGCCCCACGCTTTATGACAGCCGGGGTTCAACATCGGGCCGAGCCAGACCTCGCCCGTTAAGCCAAGCGTAACTTTCTGTATCAAGGCGCATTGCATGCTGGCAAAATGCCTGCCATAGCGTTGCTGTCGTATTTTGCCTGGAGATGGAAAAAGTGAATGGCTCAAGCGCGGAAGATGCTCCGCAGCCCCCAAAGGTACTCAACACCCCTTTGGAAATTGCCGCCAATTTGCGGCTGCTTATGGAAAGTCATGATCCGCTGATCATCACTTTTCACGAGCGCACCCAACGTTTTCAGAGCTATCTGATCGAAGTCGACCGTGAAAGCAATGTCATTGCCCTAGACGAAATGATCCCGCGCGATGGCGAAAAATTCCTCGCCAACGGTGAGTCGTACCGCGTCGAAGGCTTCCATGACGGCGTTCGTATTGCTTGGGAAAGCAGTGCGGAAATGTCCATTGTCGAAGTCGACGGGCAGCGTCTGTATCGCGGCGCGATGCCCACCGAAGTCATCTATCACCAGCGACGCAACGCCTTTCGCGCAGCCCTCAAGCTTGCCCAACTGGTGAGTGTCGAGATGGGCGGCGACAAGATCAAATTCCCCCTGGCTGGCAAACTGCTGGATATCTCGGCCACCGGCTGCAAACTGCGCTTTGAAGGCGATGTGTCCGAGCGCATGCAACTGGGCCAGGTGTACGAGCGCTTCGTTGCCCAATTGCCCTTCGGCACCATGACAGCCCCGGTTGAGCTGCGGTACCTGCACTTCGAAGAAAGGGTCAACACCACCTTCGCTGGCATCCGCTTTCACAACATGAGCGGGCTGGTGCAGCGTCAGGTAGAGCGCTTCGTCTACCAACTGCAGCGCGAAGCCCGTCGTTTCGACAAAGACGACGACTTCTGACAGCTGGGTGATGTAAAAAAGGCGATCACGCAGGAATGCGTGATCGCCTTTTTTTGTTGGAGCCAGCCCTCTGTGGGAGCGAGCTTGCTCGCGAAGAGGTCTGAACTGCCAGGCATCTATTTAATCCTGAACATCGCTTTCGCGAGCAAGCTCGCTCCCACATAAATTACGTAAATCAGATGATTTAGGTTTTGTTTGATGAGAGCAGGCCAGGCTGCGAACCGGTTTCCATGACACACCGCTGTTCGCAGCCTTCGGCAGCTCCTACAGGTCTAGGGGCGGTTGATCTCTTCGTTCTCTGTCGCTGGCTTGACGACCTCTTCAGGCGTCGGCTCTGGCTCGACCACAGGCTCGACCACGGTCTGCATCTGGTCCTGAACCACCTGCTCGTCCACACGCGGGTCAAGAGCTACCACCAACGGCGAGCTGGACATGCTGTCCGGCATGGCAATGTGATGCAGCGGCGCGTCGTCGACCTGGTGAAGGTGCGTGACGGCTTTCGGACGAATCAGCAGCACCAGAATAAATGCCGTGAAACTGACGAACACGTACAACATGTTGCTGCCCAGCATTTGCATCAGCGCACCCGCTGCCAGCGGACCGATGCTGGCGCCAATACCGAAGGTCATCAGCAGCATCGCAGTCAATGAAACACGGCGCTCGGCCTCGACGTGGTCATTGGCGAATGCCACGGCCAGTGGATACAGGCTGAACTGCAACATCGACGCCAGAAAGCCCACGACGAACAGCGCCTCCAGCGGCATGTTCGGCAGAATGGCGAGGGGCAGCGCCGCCACCGCCAACATCCCGGCGAAAGCGCGCATCAGCTTGGCGCGGTCATATCGGTCGGACAGCAAACCCAGCGGCCACTGCACCAACAGCCCGGCCAGGATGCAGCAGCCCATGAACATACCAACATGCTCTGTGGACAAGCCCTGCTGCGCTGCATAGAGCGGCGCAAGACCATAGAACGAGCCAACCATCAGCCCTGCACCGAGGATCGTGGTCAACGACTGTGGCACCCGGCTGATGAAGAACCGTGGCTCCAGCGGCGCCGGGTGCAAAGGCGCGGGGTGAATGCTGCGGGTCATGGCCACCGGCACCAGACACAGGGCGAAGCACAGCGCGACCAGCATCAACAGCTCCGGCCCCAGCCCTGGGTGAATCACCAGAATCAGCTGGCCCAGCACCAGGCCCAGATAGGAAGCGATCATGTAGCCGCTGAACACCATGCCGCGCTGCTTGGCTGCTGCCTGCTCGTTGAGCCAACTTTCGATAACCATGTACTGGCACATCATCCCGAGGCCGACAATCATCCGCAGAATCAGCCAGGCCGGGAGCCAATCGATCAATCCCAGGCCCAGCACCGCCGCGCCTACCACACCGGCACAGGTCGCATAGGCACGAATATGCCCGACCCGGCCGATCAGCCGGTGGCCCACTTTGCCGCCCAGCACCAGGCCGAAATAGTTGGCAGCCATCAAACCACCAATCCACAGGCCATCGACCTGATCAGCAGACAAGCGCAACGCGAGGTAGGTGGTCAAAAGACCCGAGCCGATCAACATCATCAGCGAGGCAAAATAAAGCCCCTGAAAAGACTTCCAGATTTGGCGCATCGACTTTCCAAAAATAGGAAGTCACCGCAATCGATGACTTCCAGACAGCGTTTCTAAGCCTGGGCAGCGAGAATACGCCGCTCCCAGGGGGTGATTTCATCGAGAAAGCTGGTCAATTCCATACTCTTCGATGCGATGTAGCCTTCGATGAACTCATTGCCAAACAGTTCCTTGGCCACCGAACTGCGTTTCAGACGCTCCAGAGCGTCATGCAAGGTACATGGCAGTGACAAATGGTCAGGCACTTGAATCTCGCCCTGGAGCGGATCGGTGGGTTCCAGCTCGCGATCCATGCCATAAAGGCCCGCTGCGAGGCTGGCAGCGATGGCCAGGTAAGGATTGGCATCGGCACCCGGCAGCCGATTTTCCACACGCCGTGCGGCCGGGGCGCTTGAAGGGATACGCAAGCCTGCTGCTCGATTGTCATGGGACCAGCAGGCATTGTTCGGCGAAGCAAACGGATGACACAGCCGCTGATAGGAATTCACGTTCGGTGCAAACAGCGCCGTGAAGTCGGCCATGCACGCCTGCTGCCCGGCAATGAAGTGCCTGAACGCAGCCGTCGCCTGCCCTGCTTCGTCGTTGAACACGTTAATACCCGTCGCGGCATCAACCACGCTCTGGTGAATGTGCATCGAACTGCCTGCCGTGTGCGCCAGAGGCTTGGCCATGCACACCACAATCAGGCCATGCTTGAGCGCCACTTCCTTGAGCAGGTGCTTGAACAGAAAGGTCTGGTCGGCCAGTAGCAAAGGGTCGCCGTGCCACAGATTGATTTCAAACTGGCTGACGCCCATTTCGTGCATGAAGGTATCGCGCGGCAAACCGAGCGCTGCCATGCAGGCGTAAACCTCGCTGAAAAACGGACGCAAACCGTTGTTGGAACTGATGCTGAAGGCCGAGTGCCCCTCCTCTCGCCGACCATCCAGGCCCTTGGGCGGCTGAAATGCTTGAGCCGGGTCAGGGTTGGGCGCAAAAACGAAAAACTCAAGCTCGGTGGCAACCACAGGCGCCAGGCCACGTTCGGCATAGTGAGCGATCACTCGCTTGAGCTGGCTGCGGGTAGACAGATTGCAAGCTCCCCCGCCCAACTCGTCGACATCGCATATCGCCAGCGCCCTCGGCTCGTGGCTCCAGGGAAGGCGATGAATCTGCTGCGGATCTGCGACCATGGCCACATCGCCATCATCACTGCCATAAAAGCGCGAAGGGGGGTAACCGCCCATGATGCATTGCAGCAATACGCCCCTGGCCATTTGCAAGCGCCGCCCTTCGAGGAAACCCTGAGCGGTCATTACTTTGCCCCGGGGTACCCCGTTCAAGTCAGGGGTGACACATTCCACTTCATCAATACCCATCAACTGCTGCGCGAGCGGATGGGGGTTATAGCCAGTCATCAGTCAATCCTTGGTCATCATCCATGCCGCCCTGCGGCTTTGTTGCCAAAATACGCCGAATCAAGCTACCGCATAAGACTCAGGGCAAGTAAAGACTGAAAAGCCCGCCGCCCAACCGCCCGCCATTGGCAAGTTCGATTCGCCCGCACACTCCGTTGCGCTGGTGCCGCCCGGCAATCTGCGCGGCAAAGTACAGGCCCAGGCCGGTGCTGCCGCTGGCCTGGTTGAGGCCCTGAACGTAGTCGGACTGAAACTCGATCATGTCTGCCGGATAACCAGGCCCATCATCGTTGATCTCTATCACCACCTGCCCGTCTTCTTCACGCACGGTGATCAGGATCGACTGCTTCGCGAAGCGGATGGCATTGATGATGACGTTGGCGACCACCGAGCCGATCAGCTCGCGGTCAAAGAAGCCCAGCGGGCATAGGTCGTCAACCTCGAAGGTGGCCACCAGCGCACGGCTGTTGAGGACTTCTTCATGCCAGGCCAGTTGCGCCTCGATGAAGTCGTCCATTTCATGGTATTCGGGTCGCAGGGGCAGTTGATTGACTTCAAGCTTATACAGCCCGAGCAGCTGGACCATCATGCCGTTGAGATGAGCAAACTCGTAGTCGATCACGCCCCGCTCGGGGGTGTCTTTCTGCTCGTCACTCAAGCGTCCTTGCCACTGACCGTGTGCCTGCATCAGTGACGCCAATGAGTTCTTCATGTCATGCACGGTAGAGGCAATGACCATGGAGAAGTCCAGACCTGCATCCTTTTTGCTCATGCACCAAACGCCTTGCTCTGTAATTTCTGGAATCGCTCGAATCGGGGGTCGTCACTGGGCATCTTGCCGACCATTTTCAGGCACGTGCGGCACTCTTCGAGCTTCACCGCATCGGGGGCTGTTGCCAGCGAATGCAGCAATGCCTGCGCCAGGTTCAACGCGATGCTGATGTTCTTGGCTTGCAACGCCAGCGCACGGCGGAAGAAGTCCTGGGCTTCCACCAAATTGCCGCCCTTGTAGCTGCGCACGCCCTGAATATTGAGATCGATGGCGGCCTTGTTGGCGCCCAGAATTGCCGGATCATCGGTCTGCTTCGCAATACCCTGCATGACCGCCGGATCGTCGCCGTAAATCTCGGCGCAGGTTTTCAACACCCCCGCCCCGGCGTCCGCATGCCCCAGGCTTTTCAGTTGAGTCGCCACTGCCAGTGCCGCGTTGGCACTGAGGAACTGGTCCATGTTCTCCAGGCGACCCATGGCTTCTGCAGTCAGCTTGGCGGCCATTTCGGGATCGGAATGTTGCACGCTGGAGGCCTTCATCAACCGCGCGCGAACCTGCACGCCCTGGTCATCGCCGTTTTCTTTGGCCACGTCACCAAGCGTCTGGTTGATCTCCACTCGCGTCCTGGCATCCAGGCCCTGATCGCCGCCTCGGGAAATCAGCGCCTGAGCAAAGCCCAGGTTGGTTTCAGGATTCTTGAAACGGGAAAACTGCCCTTGAGACACCGCCTGCCGATAGGCACGGGAGGCGCCGTCAAAGTCCTGGTTATCCAGTGCCAGCTTGCCCAGCAGTGTCTGCCGACGCACAGCCAGTGGCGAAATACGCACAGCGTCTTCAAGGACTTTCTGCGCCCGCACCACATCGCCCCGGGCGACCAGCGCCTCGGCGAGCCCGTCGTAAAGAATCGGCATCCCGGAAAACGCTTTTACCGCCGCTTCGAAAACCGCCTGCGCTTCGGCGGCCTTGTTGCGCTTGAGCAGCAAATTGCCCAGCGCTGCGTAGGCCCAGGGGGCCGGACGATCAGCGAGGATGGATTTGAGGAACGCTTCCAGTGGCTCATATTGTTTCAACTCACGCAGGGCATCGGCCTTATAGCGCAGGCATAGCGGCGCATAGCGAGGGTCCTTCGTGGTCAGCGCGACACAGGCGGCGAGCACCTCCGACGGCTTGCCGCGATCGAGCGCCTGCAGGATCGGCTTGAGCATGGTCTTGCGCTGAACGAGTTTTTCCAACCGCTGGGCCAGGCCCGCACGGTTGAAAGGCTTGGTCAGGTAAGCATCGGGCTCCCACTCCAGCGCGCTCATGACCATCGCCTGGCTGTTTTCAGCCGTGACCATGATGAACACCGCTTCGTGGCTCAGCAGCCGGTCGACCATCAGGTCTTCAAGCACGTGCTGGCCGTTCTTCTTTCCATCCCCAAGGTTGAAGTCATGCAGAACAAAATCGTAGCGCTTCTGCGAGCACATCTTCAGTGCCTGCTCGCCCGTATCAGCGGTATCGACTTCCTTGACACCCAATTCACGCAGCATGGAACGCACCGAGCTACGGAAATCGGAGAAGTCATCGACGATAAGAAACTTTTTTTGGTTGTACGCCAGCATCAGGGGTCCCGTGACGGAAAAAGATAGCAAGCCCGAAGGCCGGTACCGGAAAGAACGGATTAAAGCGTCATGGGAGGAGCAAGTTTCACACCACATCCTGACTTTTTGAATCGGGGCACTGCCGGGTTCTGCACTGCACTGACACTCACTAAAGCTCAAAAAAACAGATCCCACTGTATTTATCGGCACGCAGGCGGATTTCTACAGCGCACAGGCTGATACCGAGTAGACGGGGTGAGGCTTGCCAGACATCTGGAGGGGAATTCGATGGTGTCCCAGGGCCGGTTCGAACGGCCAACCTTCCCCTTAGGAGGGGGATGCTCTATCCAATTGAGCTACTGGGACACAAGTGCCGACACCAGAGTGGGTGCCAGCGAGACGGCGTGCATGTTAACGGCACCGGTCACTTTTGTCATGTCGTCTTTGGCTTACACGCCTGTGGGCCTAATCCCTATAAACAGTCAGTTTCAGGACTGATCATGCATTTTGCATTGCCGCAAAAAGCCATCATTGCAAAACGCATGCTGAGAAGCGTTTATACCCCTATCAAGCCATTGATTTATATAGGTTTTTATACGAATGAAAGTTGGCATGCAGACTGCAATATCTATCGCATACGACCCTTCCTAAAGAAAGTTCCATTGGAGGTACCTGAAAATGAACATCGCCCTATCAGTGTTGAATGCTGCAGCCCTGGTCGCATTGGTGGCGTTCCATTTTCAGGATGACGGCAAGACCGAACAGGTTGCCGCCCAGGCTCAACCGCATCATTTGCTGCGTCAGGCGCCTCAGCTGGCGGTCATGACTGAGCGCAGTGGTCAGGCTGCCGTTCTGGCCAATAACAACAGTGCAACCGCCCCGGTGAAGAACGACGAACCTCGCTGGGTATTCTGAGATTCCTTCACG of the Paucimonas lemoignei genome contains:
- the ycgR gene encoding type iv pilus assembly, coding for MNGSSAEDAPQPPKVLNTPLEIAANLRLLMESHDPLIITFHERTQRFQSYLIEVDRESNVIALDEMIPRDGEKFLANGESYRVEGFHDGVRIAWESSAEMSIVEVDGQRLYRGAMPTEVIYHQRRNAFRAALKLAQLVSVEMGGDKIKFPLAGKLLDISATGCKLRFEGDVSERMQLGQVYERFVAQLPFGTMTAPVELRYLHFEERVNTTFAGIRFHNMSGLVQRQVERFVYQLQREARRFDKDDDF
- the cheV_3 gene encoding response regulator receiver:CheW-like protein, whose protein sequence is MAGVMDSVNQRTQLVGQNRLELLLFRLDGKQLYGINVFKVKEVLQCPKLTVMPKSNRIVRGVANIRGGTIPILDLAMATGLPGQTSLDHAFVIITEYNTKVQGFLVHSVERIVNMNWEEIHPPPKGTGRDHYLTAVTRVDNQLVEIIDVEKILSEVAPMSEAVSVGVIDEATHHKAVSLRVLTVDDSSVARKQVSRCLQTVGVEVVALNDGRQALEYLKQLVAEGKKPEEEFLMMISDIEMPEMDGYTLTSEIRNDPRMQKLHIVLHTSLSGVFNQAMVKKVGADDFLAKFRPDDLAARVVDRIKAADNS
- the flgA gene encoding flagellar basal body P-ring biosynthesis protein FlgA, whose product is MILSKLSLFCALALLCLSSVPSDSRADSFTLPEQLIGVTQGFLEFTVEDYLAKGQIEGRYEIEVRQLDPRMRMAYCDKELTASLESPRPVGRITTRVRCEGSSPWTVFVPAQVRLFREVVTAVRPLKRDDIVSEDDVALRERDVGQLGQGFLSSVDQAVGQKILRPTVIDQIIAPSFLEQPQMVRKGDQVVITARSGSISVRMPGEALSGGAFNEQIRVRNLNSKRVIKANIIGSGQVEAPM
- a CDS encoding negative regulator of flagellin synthesis, translated to MVIDFNRLNSSTPVSGTTRTGGVKEAGKTESSAATGSLEKTGSAGESVKLSGEAQQLKAITDRLGDLPTVNSARVAELKMAIADGSYQVDSNRVASKLLNFEAQR
- the cheR_3 gene encoding protein-glutamate O-methyltransferase, producing the protein MATGNLDFEQFRVFLEKACGILLGENKQYLVSSRLNKLMEQQGIKTLGELIQRIQTQPRSGLREQVVDAMTTNETLWFRDTYPFEVMKNKVLPEAIKAAPNQRLRIWSAACSSGQEPYSLSMTIDEFERSNPSLLKSGVQIVATDLSGLMLTNCKSGEYDSLAIGRGLSPDRLQRYFDVKTPGRWAVKAPIKSRVEFRAFNLLDSYASLGKFDIVFCRNVLIYFSAEVKKDILLRIHGTLKPGGYLFLGASEALNGLPDHYQMVQCSPGIIYQAK
- the puuA_4 gene encoding glutamine synthetase translates to MTGYNPHPLAQQLMGIDEVECVTPDLNGVPRGKVMTAQGFLEGRRLQMARGVLLQCIMGGYPPSRFYGSDDGDVAMVADPQQIHRLPWSHEPRALAICDVDELGGGACNLSTRSQLKRVIAHYAERGLAPVVATELEFFVFAPNPDPAQAFQPPKGLDGRREEGHSAFSISSNNGLRPFFSEVYACMAALGLPRDTFMHEMGVSQFEINLWHGDPLLLADQTFLFKHLLKEVALKHGLIVVCMAKPLAHTAGSSMHIHQSVVDAATGINVFNDEAGQATAAFRHFIAGQQACMADFTALFAPNVNSYQRLCHPFASPNNACWSHDNRAAGLRIPSSAPAARRVENRLPGADANPYLAIAASLAAGLYGMDRELEPTDPLQGEIQVPDHLSLPCTLHDALERLKRSSVAKELFGNEFIEGYIASKSMELTSFLDEITPWERRILAAQA
- a CDS encoding FlgN protein, whose translation is MQDTNLLQLITDDMAPAQQLLELLHAESIALHGRNMAELERILAQKQALVILLEQHGRKRSQILSGLGLSPDRKGLVELANSSSLGETLIKSGDDLSALIVECQKLNEHNGTSIKMQQMATAHQLQILVGDSPTLYDSRGSTSGRARPRPLSQA
- the ycaD gene encoding MFS-type transporter; amino-acid sequence: MRQIWKSFQGLYFASLMMLIGSGLLTTYLALRLSADQVDGLWIGGLMAANYFGLVLGGKVGHRLIGRVGHIRAYATCAGVVGAAVLGLGLIDWLPAWLILRMIVGLGMMCQYMVIESWLNEQAAAKQRGMVFSGYMIASYLGLVLGQLILVIHPGLGPELLMLVALCFALCLVPVAMTRSIHPAPLHPAPLEPRFFISRVPQSLTTILGAGLMVGSFYGLAPLYAAQQGLSTEHVGMFMGCCILAGLLVQWPLGLLSDRYDRAKLMRAFAGMLAVAALPLAILPNMPLEALFVVGFLASMLQFSLYPLAVAFANDHVEAERRVSLTAMLLMTFGIGASIGPLAAGALMQMLGSNMLYVFVSFTAFILVLLIRPKAVTHLHQVDDAPLHHIAMPDSMSSSPLVVALDPRVDEQVVQDQMQTVVEPVVEPEPTPEEVVKPATENEEINRP
- the cheY_3 gene encoding TPR repeat-containing response regulator, with the protein product MLAYNQKKFLIVDDFSDFRSSVRSMLRELGVKEVDTADTGEQALKMCSQKRYDFVLHDFNLGDGKKNGQHVLEDLMVDRLLSHEAVFIMVTAENSQAMVMSALEWEPDAYLTKPFNRAGLAQRLEKLVQRKTMLKPILQALDRGKPSEVLAACVALTTKDPRYAPLCLRYKADALRELKQYEPLEAFLKSILADRPAPWAYAALGNLLLKRNKAAEAQAVFEAAVKAFSGMPILYDGLAEALVARGDVVRAQKVLEDAVRISPLAVRRQTLLGKLALDNQDFDGASRAYRQAVSQGQFSRFKNPETNLGFAQALISRGGDQGLDARTRVEINQTLGDVAKENGDDQGVQVRARLMKASSVQHSDPEMAAKLTAEAMGRLENMDQFLSANAALAVATQLKSLGHADAGAGVLKTCAEIYGDDPAVMQGIAKQTDDPAILGANKAAIDLNIQGVRSYKGGNLVEAQDFFRRALALQAKNISIALNLAQALLHSLATAPDAVKLEECRTCLKMVGKMPSDDPRFERFQKLQSKAFGA
- the zraS_3 gene encoding histidine kinase, yielding MSKKDAGLDFSMVIASTVHDMKNSLASLMQAHGQWQGRLSDEQKDTPERGVIDYEFAHLNGMMVQLLGLYKLEVNQLPLRPEYHEMDDFIEAQLAWHEEVLNSRALVATFEVDDLCPLGFFDRELIGSVVANVIINAIRFAKQSILITVREEDGQVVIEINDDGPGYPADMIEFQSDYVQGLNQASGSTGLGLYFAAQIAGRHQRNGVCGRIELANGGRLGGGLFSLYLP